Below is a genomic region from Spartinivicinus marinus.
GAAATTGAAGAATCCACATCGGTCATTGTTAAACTTGAACAAGAAAGCGATGCAATTGGCAGCGTGCTTGATGTCATTAGAGGTATTGCTGAACAAACCAACCTGTTAGCACTTAACGCTGCGATTGAAGCTGCCAGAGCCGGTGAGCAAGGTCGAGGGTTTGCCGTAGTGGCTGATGAAGTACGTAACCTTGCCAACCGCACTCAGCAATCTACGGAAGAGATCCACTCTATGATTGAGCGCTTACAGACTGGCTCTCATGATTCTGTCAACGCCATGAGCCAAGGCTGCAATCAGGCCAAAGAAACGGTTAAGTTAGCTTGTGAAGCCAATAGGTCACTAGAATCTATCGCAGAATCGATTGAAACCCTGACCAAAATGAATGAACAGATCGCCAGTGCAGCTGAAGAACAAAGCGCCGTTTCAGAAGAAATTAATCGCAATGTCGTCGCTATCAATCATGTGGCTGAAGATACAACAAAAATGGCTCAAGACTCTACACAGGCTTGTGAAGCCATGTTCAGCCTAACCTCTGAGCTGGAAGACCTGATGAAACAATTTAAGGTATAGCCTCTACCTTTCATCGTTCAGTTAGCTAGCTGTGGCAAGATAGTGAGACTCACATTATGCTTAAAGTATAACCAATACAGGTAAGCCCTGTACTATGGAAAGGCTGAGTATTATGAAGTCACTATTTGCCGACAGCAAAACCAACCATATTAAACTTGTTTATACCTTAGTTGATCACATTCTTGCCACTGAAGATAACCCCGCTCAATGGCGTCACCAGCTGATTGAAAGTTGTATTTACAATACCCAACAAGCTGCTCAGTTATCAGATGACCAGCTGGCAATGATCTACCGAGCCATCCTAATTGCTAAATACGTAAAATACTCTTATGACGAATTAATCCCCGAGTTTGAGCATTACCAGGTTCGCTATCGCGTAGACTTGGAGGATGAATACACCGCTGGTGCCGTAGCATACTAACCTTGTGATAATGGAAAGGTCGCTAGCGCTTTATAATGAGAGCCTTCTTTATCCATGGTGCTTTGATAAAGCTTTATGTCATTAACATCAAACGCCTGAATGAAAGTAGCAGGTAATGATTGATCCCCATGAATTGGCTGTTTTAATCGAGCTAAGGTTAAATGAGGACGAAAGGGTTTAGTTTCTTTTGGTATTTGCCACTGTTGACATAGCTGATCAATTCTTAATGCCAACGCTGGCAATATTCCTCCAGAACTAACTGATAAAACCAACAGGCGTGCTTTGTGTTTATTGGGAAACCACTGAGGCTCTTTTAACTGACAATTAAAGCAGGCTTGTTCAGCGACTAACTCACCTAACTGACCAGCCAGTGTTTCAACCAAGGCCGAATCCAACGCTGCAATAAATTTTAATGTAATATGAAAATTATCCAGCTTCGTCCAACGAAAATTTTTGGGGCAAAATATTGTAGGCAATGCAGCTTGATAATAGTGGTAAATGGCTTCCGCTAAACTAAGTTCAATAGGAATACCAATAAAAGCTCGCAGAGGCTGTGTGCCAAGCTTACCTGTGGTAAGCTTCGGCTGGTTAGCAGTTTTCATATGCCCTCATCCAGTAGAGTACCCTTTATTACAGAATATACATATAGTGAAGGGCATATCACAAAAGTAACGAAGAGCATACTATTAGCCTATGACAACCAGCGCAGCATCGGCCAAACATTGGCTTGAAACCCAAGGAATCAACGAGCCTCGCGAACGTATTGAGCAAATAGCTCAGAGCATGCTTAACAAACTCGCTAAAATGGATGATGAAGACCCACAGCAACAAGGTTTAATAGAAGCGTTAGCGGTTGTAGAAGACTACCTTGCAAGCTTACCCGTTACACCTCAGCCAAATGTCAGTTGGGATACCGATCCTTTAGGTGACCCACCTGCTGATACTATTCCACAGCTAACGCAGGCAGAAAAACAGCAACAGTTTAAACAACTGCTGAAACAACAAAAGTAATTGATCAAATACCCTTATTGACAATATCGACCTCCATGAAATAAGCAACACACGTTGCTTATTACTAGCCAGTCTAGTTATTACAGAGAGTTACAGGTTGATAACCAGTGATGGCTGATATAGTGAAGCCACTTCTTTGGCAATATCATCAAGCCCCAATGTCATAATGGCGGCATCCATGCTCACAGCAGCCCCAGGCATTCCCCATACAACACTGGTAGCCTTATCTTGCACAATTGTCATTCCACCCTTCTGCCTGATTGCCAGCAACCCTTTTGCTCCATCCTCTCCCATACCTGTCAATAAAATACCTAAAGCATTTGCACCAATATTCTCAGCAACAGAATAAAATAAGCTATCAACAGAAGGCTTATGTCGATTAACTGGCAAGGAGTCATCCAGCACCGCCTGAAGAGACAAACGACTTCTTTTGACAAGTAAATGCTTGTCACCAGGAGCAATATAAATATGACCTGGCTCCAGTTTAGTCATACCTGTCACTTCTTGGACCGGTACTGGTAACAACCTGTCTAAACGTTTTGCATAAGAGCTACTGAAAACTGGTGGCATGTGCTGCGTAACAACAATAGGTGGACCATGCAAGGATGAAGACATCACAATCTCTTTCGTTGCTTCAGTTCCTCCTGTTGAGGCACCAATGGCTATTAGTTTTATTTGCTTTTGCAACCTCAACTTAGATAAATGACCAACTGTATGCCTTTTTTGAATAACACCCTTATTATCCTGCTTCTTATTGAGAGCACTTAAATTAACTAAAGATGCCGCTTTAACTTTATAAATGAGCTGCTCTGTAAATTCATCAAATACTTGTGGATCAAAAGGTTTTGCTAAATAGTCACAAGCACCTTTTTCTAATGCTTTAAACGTATCGTCAGCCCCTTTCACTGTTTGAGATGAAACCATAACAACAGGCATTGGTCGCAATTGCATTAATTTTTCTAAAAATGTAAGGCCATCCATTTTTGGCATCTTTACATCCAATGTAATCACATCGGGGTTATGGCGTCTTATTTTCTCTCTTGCCTCATAAGGGTCTGCAGCAAGATCTACTACCTGGATTCTCTTATCTAGCTCCAACGCGACCTTTAAGAAGTTACGCATGGATACTGAGTCATCCACACAAATTACCTTTATAGGTTTCATAATGCTTCCAAAATAATTTTATTTTTTCTCTAAACAACCCTTATATATCTTTCTGAAACATTTACAAGTGTAAAAAAAACGACATATACTTAAGTTGAAGGCTTGTTTATGCACATTAATCAAAAAAATAAAGCATCATAGTTACAAAGCATAAGAGCTATTTGTAAAAAGCACAAAAGCCCTACACTTGATATACGGAGGACAACTCTCTGATTTTCACTACTCCCGTTCTTGACTCAAAAACAATTTTTCGTGCATTATTTCCAAACAAATGAGAGGCAATTATAGGAATTTCCGCTTCTTTCAAATAACTGATCGCAAACTCAGCGTTGATTTTACCAATATCAGACATATGCTTTATCATTTTTGCACCACCAAATAGCTTAGCTTGCAGATTATGTAAATGTGCTCCCTTTTTCAGTAGTGATTCAATCAGATAAAACATAGCAAAATTGCCATACCGCCCCATTAGCATACGCACAGAGGATTGATTAACACTAATCGATGACAATTTTATTTGTTTTTTTGCTTCTGGTAGCATGAAATGGTTCATGCCTCCCACCTTAGCAATCGGGTCCCATAAACAAGTCGCAACACATGAGCCAAGTATTGTTACAATGTCTTCATGCTCACTACTACTATATACTTCACCTGGTAATAATTTAACAACTTTAACTTCAGCGGCCTCCTGACAGTCCATTTTCTTTAACGAGTTTGGTGTTGACCGTTCAACTACCATAGTATTACACCTAGTTGGATAAAATTTTTGCAAAATCTATTAGCACTATTATATTCTTGTCAACCGACACCATTCCTGAAATAAAGTCGTTTTGCTGATAACAAGTAAGATTGTCTATAGAGCGATAGTTATCTTTTGTCACACGATAGACATCTGCTACTGCATCAACAATTAAACCACTGTAAATACTATTGGTAAAACCTGCCATCTGTTGTTGAATAATAATAACAACCGTTGTATTACTATAGTCAGCTTTTTTTAGCCCCATTCTAGTCCTCATATCAACCACCGGGATTACTTTCCCTCTTAAATCGATAACCCCCTGAACAAAAGCTGGTAAGTTGGGGAGCTCTCGTAATGGTGACCAGCCTCTAATCTCCTGTACTTTTAGAATATCAATACCAAACTCGTTTCCATCAAGAATAAAAGATAAGAACTCCCAATCTAACGGCTCATTATACAAATCATTTGAACCTGATAATCTCTGAGTATTTTCCGATACATTATATTGAGTTGAATAACTCATTTCTCTTTAGTTTCCGATTGTAAATTTTTTCAATTCAAATAACTTCTCAGTTGCCAGTACAGTTGCAGTTTTCTTTTTAATATTAATCATCCCGCTGATTATATCTGCTGAAACTTCCCCTTTAACCGGCAAAGCACTGGTTAAAGCACTCTCAGCCACCTTCACAACATCAGCAACCGTATCAACCACAATCCCCATAGTACGACTAATTGCTCCCTGTTTAATACTTAGCACAATAACAACTGTAGTAGAGGTACACTCTTTACTCCCTATACTAAAGTGTAAGCGAAGATCCATCACAGGAATAATCATTCCTCTTATATTGATTAGCCCTTTAATATAATCAGGTGCATTTGGTATTAACGTTGGCTGTTCCCAGCCCCTAATTTCTTTCACTCGTAATATATCAACTGCATAAAGTTCATCAGCTAAGGTAAAGGTTAGATATTGTATGTTGTTATCTGCTGTTAATGACTCATCATATTCCCTTTTCAGTTCACTCATGAATAACACCTGAAGTTAATATTCAGTTTTAAGCTGCGCATGGCTTAACAAATAGTTCATCAGTGATTAATCTGATCAAGCCAGAAATATCTAAAATTAAAGCTACCGTGCCATCACCTAAGATTGTAGCACCAGAAATACCTGGTACTTTGTCATAGTTAGCTTCAAGGTTTTTAATGACAACTTGTTGCTGGGCTAAAAGATCATCTACAAGCAAACCAAATTTATTCCCTTCTGCTTCAACCACAACCAATAAAGCACTTGTTAAATCAGCCTTAACAGGCGTTATATTTAATAATTCATATAGACGAATAATAGGAATATTTTCTTGACGTAGCCGATATACCTCAAGCGCACCAGATACTTGTTGAAGAGCATCAGGTATCATTTGCAGTGACTCAACAATTGTATTTAAAGGAATTACATAAGTTTCACTGCCCACTTTCACTAACTGCCCATCTAAAATAGCTAAAGTCAATGGTAGAGAGATTTGAAATCGACTAAAACCACCCTGTTCCGACTCTACGGTTATATTCCCTCCTAGGCTATAGATATTTTTTCTCACTACATCCATACCAACACCTCGGCCAGAAACATCTGTAACAGTTTTTACTGTAGAAAAGCCTGGTTCGAAAATTAATTCAAATATCTGAGCTACAGATAAATGTTCAGATGACTTAATTATCCCTTTTGTTTGTGCTTTATTAAGAATAGCTTGCCGGTTTAAGCCTGCCCCATCATCAAAAATGTCAATGACAATATTCCCACCACGGTGATAGGCAGACAACTGAATGATACCAGTTGCCGGTTTATTAGCTTGTAATCGGTTTTCTGTGGTTTCAATACCATGGTCTAAGGCGTTTCGAACCAAGTGAACTAATGGATCTACCAGCTGTTCCATAACATTTTTATCAAGCTCAGTTCCTTCCCCTTCAATTTTTAAGTCAACTTTTTTACCCAACTGGTTTGACAAGTCATGTACAATTCGAGGAAAACGATTGAAAATAAAACTAATGGGTACCATTCTTATCTGCATTACACTCTCTTGCAGCTCTTTCGTATTCTGTAATAGCTGGGCAAGCCCTGATTGTAGTCGCTCGATACTACCAAGAGCATCTACAGAAAGCTTACTACCCAGCTCAGATAACATTGACTGAGTAATAACCAGCTCTCCCACCAAGTTAAATAAATGATCGATTTTCTCTACATTCACTCTAATCGACGGGTTGCTTGTGTTAATCGCAGAAGGCTGTTCTTGCTTAACCGTTGCTAATTGTTGGGCTTGACTATTTTTTTTATTGACCTTTTCCGGATTTATCCCTACAAAAGACCAGGAAGATGTATCTGGTTCTGTTTGCTTAACCTCTTGCTTAATGACTTCTTCTTTTTGCAAAGGGGCAATGGTTAATTGACATTCATCAGCTATCCACTCAAAGACTTCAAGAATAGTTGACTTTGTTATTGCTCCCTTTAGCTTAATATACCATGACAAAAAACAGTCCTCTGGCTCAATAAACTCCCAGTCAGGCAACTGTTTAATGTTAGTTTCTACTGTTAGTTCAGCCAGTTCAGCCAGTTCTCTAATAAAACGAATGGGGTCATTACCTGTTAAAAATATATGTCGACAGGGAATAAAAATAATTTCCCACTCATTAACCATTTGCTGCTCTTCGCTATTATGCTCGGTTTGAAGCGTTTGCTTTACCCCATCGTCACTATGGTGAATAGCGAGGTCAAGTAGTTCACTCTGAGTATTTATTGTCTGGATATCGGTTTGTTTATCAATAAAACTATGGGATTGACTGTTAACAATATTTCTCAATAGTGTAATAACAATCTGTTGATCTGCTAAGGGACTTTTATTTCCCTCTTTTCTCATTTCAACTATTTTATACACAGCATCAACTGCCGTTAACATATGAGCAACATCTTGTTGTAAAAGTTCCCTTTTACCTTCCCTGACCAAATCAAGAGTAAACTCCAGCTCATGGGTTATTTCTGCAATATCAATAAAGTTAAACGTTGCAGCACTACCTTTTATCGAATGAGAAGCTCTAAAAACATGATTTACAATTTCTTCATCTATCGAGGCATTACCAAATGACAACAAGCCTTGCTCGATAATATTCAAGTTCTCAATACATTCTTCAAAAAAAATCTGATGAAATTGTTCAACATTGATTGTCATGAACCACTCACACTGTGTTTAATTTATATTATGCTTATTGACAATCTAACTTTTACTTTTTATATAGTTAGTTTAATACTCTTTTGATGATTTTTATTAGTGTTGTAGGCTCAAAAGGTTTTACTATCCATCCAGTAGCACCGGCCTGTTTACCTTCATTCTTCTTAGCTCCCCCCGATTCAGTCGTTAACATTAAAATAGGGGTAAACTTATAACTAGGTAACTTACGCAACTCTTTCACTAGTTGTATACCATTCATTTCAGGCATATTAATATCTGATAGAACAACATCATAAGCTTTTTGCTTTGCTGCAATTAAAGCTTCCTGCCCATCACAACATGATTTCACATCATAACCAGCTTCTTTTAAAGTAAGTGTGACCATTTGTCGCATAGACACTGAGTCATCTGCGGTTAATATTTTCACCATAATAATACCTTTGTAGCTTAAGGCTAATTGCCCTCAATTAAGCTATATCACCTACTTAACATCAACTAGCTTTTTTAGATGCTATATATCCCTTTTTTGAGCTTAAACTAATTCCTAATAACTCAAGCGTACAAATAACTACTGGAGTGGCATTAATAATTTGGAAGGTTTTGTTTTGCTTAACATACTTCTGTTGACAGGCAATAATTAATTGCAAACCAGCGGTGTCTATCGATTGAACTTGACTACAATCAACTATTAATGAATCATTTTGTTCTATATCTTCATTTAACTCGTTATGAAGTTGTTCTATCTGCCTTATATCAACAGACTCACCCAGTGTAATAGTACCGCTTTTTGCCTCCATGCAAACCTCTGTTTTCAATAAAATGAGACAACACATTACATAGTATGTATACCCGTCGCGAATTATTTTTAGGCTTTGTTATCGTCGCTCCTCACCCCAGCCACCTATTAATATAGGCTCATGGGGCTTCGTCACTTGATGGCATCACCTAAAAACCCTTCGCATTGGGTATATTATACTTCTTTATAGCACAGCAGGTCGTTTTTTGTACGACACTTCAAGAACAGCAGGTCCGGCTTATACACTTCATGATAAATATCTTTACTATTTTTTTACATCTATATGTGAGCTAGATTGTCAGCTTATCGTATCATGCAGATGCTAGTGGTTCATGTGCAAAATAAGGTAACAGTTTTCAAAACCATTTATTTTCTGGCAAGGCTCTTTTTTGCAGGCATAGAGGGCCTACGTCAAGAAAAAGTTACGCAGCCAGAGGGTAAATGGAGAAGAAGCTGTTACCTTATTTTGTACATGGACCACTAGACTAGAAAAGTGGCGAGAAAGAGTTAGAAAACACCTAGATAAGTCTCAGTAAGACTAACAACGTAAAAGCCAGAAAAACTGGCTATTACTAAAGTGTTAAGGGGCATTAATTGTTAGAATAGAAGAAATATCGCCTTTGACTTTTTCTTTAACTTCTTTAACTTCAAGCCGGTAAATTCTATCTTTTTTAATGCTCCCCTGCCGTATTATATATTCACTAATCGCTTTAGCTCGTTGTTTAGCTAGATTAGTTAAGTCTCTATCAACAACTTGAATTGTCCCAGCATATAAACGTGTTAAGAAATCAATACTCATAGAGTCATTTGTAATAATGCCTGCTTGATCTAATTGTGCACGTAACCACTGTTTCTTTTGCTTAGCTGATACGCTTTCAATTTTACCTAGACTTTTTTCAAGCTTATTCAACATAATACTCTGTACTAAGGCTGGTTTATCCTGCTCTATATCAAACTGCCCTTCAACTTCCAAAATTAAATTAGGTCGCTTTTCTAATAGTTTAGTGATGGCCACAAGTTTTTCTTGCTCTGTTTTAGGTAAGTCTAGCTTACCTGGCTGAAACTTAATTAAATTGACATCTTCTCCAGAAAAATTGACTATACCTCCCAGCAAATTAAATGGTGAAGCAGCAATACTTTTAAACAGTTTAAAAACAGCTTCTCTCACCAGCTTCCCATATTTAACATCTGGTTTACTAAAATCTCCTTTAACAGGTACATCTAATGCTATGTTTCCTTTACCATCTTCTAGCAATGCTAAGGCTAATTTAACTGGAGCATCTACAGCGTCCTTACTTGCTGTTTTCTTACCTAATTTAAGTTTATTTAAAGTCACTTTATTATCTGACTGCAAGTTGAAGTCTTTAACATTATAATAAAGTGTTGCCCCTAACTTGCCTCGCTTTACTGGATAACCTAAGTATTTCAAAGCATAGCTACTAAACATAGGTAAAGACATATTATTGACAGCAAATTTTACCGAAGCGAGTTTTCTAGGGTTTAATGGTATTAATTCACCTTCTATTGTTAAGTCCGAATCAGCTATTAACGCACTTAATTGCAAATTAGATTTTTTCTCTTCACTGGATAACTGCTTTATATTTCCAGAAATCTGGTTCAAGTTAAATTCTGCAATAGGCGATACGGTAGCATCACGAAAATCTAGCTCTCCTGACTTAATCTCTAGCAAACCAATAAACCATTCCCATGGTTTAGCAGTCGGTTGTTTGTCAACAGTCTGCGTAGTTTTTGGCTGCGCAGGGAATAAAGAACTAAAGTTCCAGCGCTGTTCTGGTTCTCGTTGCAGGAACAGATCAGGGGTATCCAGTATCACCGCAGAAACATTAAATTTATTTGGCAGTAAAGATATTCCTGTGAAACGTAATTGCTTACCTTGCCCTATAACTTTACTGGTATTGGTTTGCTTTAATAACCAGTTATCCCACTGGAAATCTCCAGCAATCTGATAGGGCTCTGCTTGATTGTTAGGTTGCCATTCAGCTTTTATTTTTGTCGTAATCGTTCCTTTTAGTTCTGCAGCAATAAAAGGCTGCCAATACTGCTGGTAATGCCCCACTGTAAACTGTTCAAGCTCAACTGAGCCTTCTACCTGCAAAGGAGTTAAGCCAACTTTACTTTTTAGCTTAAACTTTCCACCTGCTGCTAGTTGACCATTTGCCGCTACTTGCAAGGGTTGTTTTTGGTTGTTATGCCATGGTTTTAGTGACAATTTAGCGAGCTCTAACTGGTGCACAGCTTCTGGCTGTATACTTAAGTCTTTTAAAGTAAGTTGACTGGATTTAACGGTCCCTTGTTGCCAACCAATTTGCCAAGGTTTAGTCACTGTTTGCTTACTATTACTGTCATCAGCTTTAGGTTTTTTATTTTTACTTGGATTTTTTTCTTGATTTTTGGTTTGAAAAGCAGTTACCCAGCTCAATTGCCGTTGTTGATTAAGCTTTCCTTGCCAGGTTAGCTTTTCCAATTGCCAGTCACCCAAATGCAATTGATTATCAGGCCATTTTAAATGGCCATCATTAAGGGTGAAACGGTCAAATGTCAATGAACCTTGGCCTTTTTTAGCAAGCTTCAAATCCAGTTGACTTAGTTCAACGCCTATTTTTTCCAGGGTGATAGCTAATTTTTGTTGCAACTTTTGCACATGAATGGCAGTTTCAAACTTACTCAGCTCCCCTTGTTTTAGCTTAATGGGTAGTGGTTGTGGAAGTAGCTCTACTATGGTTGGAATATTAATGTGTTGTATTTGTGCTTTTCCTTTCACAGATAAAGGCGCTAAAACAGTTTCACCTTGCCAGGCAAATAAGCCTTTATTTGCTGTTACGAAATCCAGCTTGGTTTTAAATGGTGCTAAAGAATCACTGGTCAAATCTTCCACTAAAAAGTTAATATCTTTCAACTGATATTGAATAGGGTTACTATTTTTATAGGCTCTATAGTGAATAGTTCCCATTTTTATAACCGCTTCTTGAACAGCAAACTCTACTGGTTTTTGCTCTGTGGTTTCTGGTGTTTTATTTTCAGGCAGCCTTATGGATTCAAAATTCCACTTCTTCTGATTATCTTGTTGTAGCCATACCTCTGGCTCCTGCAAAGCGACCTGTTCTATAACAATACGCCCCTTGAAAAGCTGCAACATGTCCAGGTCAGCGTGTAATTCATGCCATTTTAGGAAAGGAGACTGTTGCTGCTTAATAACACCTTTTTCTATAGTAACAGTCCCTGTGATTGGGTTTAGCCAAATATTATTGGCAGAATACTTAACCCCTAATTGCTCACCAACAGAAGGAAGCAGCCATATATTCAAGGCCCAAGGAATAATAAGACATATCAATAATAATAAAATACAGACCGTAACAGTAATGCCACGAAATATACTACGCGTTTTGGATATCATTAATCACCCTGCTTTATTCTATACCAGCTCACCTATACTACCTTGGTCTCCTTTACATTGACTATGCAGGAATCCCAAAAAGGTGATTAATTGAGCCTTTTGACGTATCAAATTTCAACTCATTACTGTGATGAATAGCTCTTGTCACCCACGACTTTGCAGAGCGAATTGCTTCCAGCGGGCTTGATGCCTTGCTTAAGTAAACAACGAGTGCTGCTGCCAGGCTACAACCAGCACCAACGACGGGTGTATCATCTCGCTTAGCTGCTAGTTCTACGCAGCTATCTCTAGTGGCATAGCAATCAATAACAAACTCATCTGACCAGTTGCCGCCAGTAATCAGCAATTGTCCATTACCATTCTTCATTAGCTGCCAAGCCAATTGTTTCATCTCATGGAAATTACTCGGATACTGGTATTCAGCCAGCCAAATAGCTTCCTCACAATTCAAACAAGTAATGTCTGCTTTTTTCATTAGGTTAAATACATTACTTCTTACTTTCTCAGCCGCTAACCCATGCTTGTTATTCAATAGCCCAAACCCTGGAGCAAAAACCCATTTCAACTGGTGCTGTTCGGATAACAATTCACCAACTTGCTGCGCCAGGATTTCATTTCCTAACCAGCCTACCTTGCAATATTTGATGGGAGTTGTTGCCAATACCGCTTCTAACTGGCTAATGACAATATCGTTACTAAGC
It encodes:
- the thiD gene encoding bifunctional hydroxymethylpyrimidine kinase/phosphomethylpyrimidine kinase, whose translation is MITNVLTISLSDSVGWFGIQADVKTFTALGAYSTSVVTAITAHETDLYTALSNDIVISQLEAVLATTPIKYCKVGWLGNEILAQQVGELLSEQHQLKWVFAPGFGLLNNKHGLAAEKVRSNVFNLMKKADITCLNCEEAIWLAEYQYPSNFHEMKQLAWQLMKNGNGQLLITGGNWSDEFVIDCYATRDSCVELAAKRDDTPVVGAGCSLAAALVVYLSKASSPLEAIRSAKSWVTRAIHHSNELKFDTSKGSINHLFGIPA
- a CDS encoding DUF748 domain-containing protein, with protein sequence MISKTRSIFRGITVTVCILLLLICLIIPWALNIWLLPSVGEQLGVKYSANNIWLNPITGTVTIEKGVIKQQQSPFLKWHELHADLDMLQLFKGRIVIEQVALQEPEVWLQQDNQKKWNFESIRLPENKTPETTEQKPVEFAVQEAVIKMGTIHYRAYKNSNPIQYQLKDINFLVEDLTSDSLAPFKTKLDFVTANKGLFAWQGETVLAPLSVKGKAQIQHINIPTIVELLPQPLPIKLKQGELSKFETAIHVQKLQQKLAITLEKIGVELSQLDLKLAKKGQGSLTFDRFTLNDGHLKWPDNQLHLGDWQLEKLTWQGKLNQQRQLSWVTAFQTKNQEKNPSKNKKPKADDSNSKQTVTKPWQIGWQQGTVKSSQLTLKDLSIQPEAVHQLELAKLSLKPWHNNQKQPLQVAANGQLAAGGKFKLKSKVGLTPLQVEGSVELEQFTVGHYQQYWQPFIAAELKGTITTKIKAEWQPNNQAEPYQIAGDFQWDNWLLKQTNTSKVIGQGKQLRFTGISLLPNKFNVSAVILDTPDLFLQREPEQRWNFSSLFPAQPKTTQTVDKQPTAKPWEWFIGLLEIKSGELDFRDATVSPIAEFNLNQISGNIKQLSSEEKKSNLQLSALIADSDLTIEGELIPLNPRKLASVKFAVNNMSLPMFSSYALKYLGYPVKRGKLGATLYYNVKDFNLQSDNKVTLNKLKLGKKTASKDAVDAPVKLALALLEDGKGNIALDVPVKGDFSKPDVKYGKLVREAVFKLFKSIAASPFNLLGGIVNFSGEDVNLIKFQPGKLDLPKTEQEKLVAITKLLEKRPNLILEVEGQFDIEQDKPALVQSIMLNKLEKSLGKIESVSAKQKKQWLRAQLDQAGIITNDSMSIDFLTRLYAGTIQVVDRDLTNLAKQRAKAISEYIIRQGSIKKDRIYRLEVKEVKEKVKGDISSILTINAP
- a CDS encoding STAS domain-containing protein, coding for MEAKSGTITLGESVDIRQIEQLHNELNEDIEQNDSLIVDCSQVQSIDTAGLQLIIACQQKYVKQNKTFQIINATPVVICTLELLGISLSSKKGYIASKKAS
- a CDS encoding protein-glutamate methylesterase/protein-glutamine glutaminase; this translates as MKPIKVICVDDSVSMRNFLKVALELDKRIQVVDLAADPYEAREKIRRHNPDVITLDVKMPKMDGLTFLEKLMQLRPMPVVMVSSQTVKGADDTFKALEKGACDYLAKPFDPQVFDEFTEQLIYKVKAASLVNLSALNKKQDNKGVIQKRHTVGHLSKLRLQKQIKLIAIGASTGGTEATKEIVMSSSLHGPPIVVTQHMPPVFSSSYAKRLDRLLPVPVQEVTGMTKLEPGHIYIAPGDKHLLVKRSRLSLQAVLDDSLPVNRHKPSVDSLFYSVAENIGANALGILLTGMGEDGAKGLLAIRQKGGMTIVQDKATSVVWGMPGAAVSMDAAIMTLGLDDIAKEVASLYQPSLVINL
- a CDS encoding chemotaxis protein CheW, with translation MSELKREYDESLTADNNIQYLTFTLADELYAVDILRVKEIRGWEQPTLIPNAPDYIKGLINIRGMIIPVMDLRLHFSIGSKECTSTTVVIVLSIKQGAISRTMGIVVDTVADVVKVAESALTSALPVKGEVSADIISGMINIKKKTATVLATEKLFELKKFTIGN
- a CDS encoding chemotaxis protein CheD codes for the protein MVVERSTPNSLKKMDCQEAAEVKVVKLLPGEVYSSSEHEDIVTILGSCVATCLWDPIAKVGGMNHFMLPEAKKQIKLSSISVNQSSVRMLMGRYGNFAMFYLIESLLKKGAHLHNLQAKLFGGAKMIKHMSDIGKINAEFAISYLKEAEIPIIASHLFGNNARKIVFESRTGVVKIRELSSVYQV
- a CDS encoding chemotaxis protein CheA, with product MTINVEQFHQIFFEECIENLNIIEQGLLSFGNASIDEEIVNHVFRASHSIKGSAATFNFIDIAEITHELEFTLDLVREGKRELLQQDVAHMLTAVDAVYKIVEMRKEGNKSPLADQQIVITLLRNIVNSQSHSFIDKQTDIQTINTQSELLDLAIHHSDDGVKQTLQTEHNSEEQQMVNEWEIIFIPCRHIFLTGNDPIRFIRELAELAELTVETNIKQLPDWEFIEPEDCFLSWYIKLKGAITKSTILEVFEWIADECQLTIAPLQKEEVIKQEVKQTEPDTSSWSFVGINPEKVNKKNSQAQQLATVKQEQPSAINTSNPSIRVNVEKIDHLFNLVGELVITQSMLSELGSKLSVDALGSIERLQSGLAQLLQNTKELQESVMQIRMVPISFIFNRFPRIVHDLSNQLGKKVDLKIEGEGTELDKNVMEQLVDPLVHLVRNALDHGIETTENRLQANKPATGIIQLSAYHRGGNIVIDIFDDGAGLNRQAILNKAQTKGIIKSSEHLSVAQIFELIFEPGFSTVKTVTDVSGRGVGMDVVRKNIYSLGGNITVESEQGGFSRFQISLPLTLAILDGQLVKVGSETYVIPLNTIVESLQMIPDALQQVSGALEVYRLRQENIPIIRLYELLNITPVKADLTSALLVVVEAEGNKFGLLVDDLLAQQQVVIKNLEANYDKVPGISGATILGDGTVALILDISGLIRLITDELFVKPCAA
- a CDS encoding chemotaxis protein CheW, giving the protein MSYSTQYNVSENTQRLSGSNDLYNEPLDWEFLSFILDGNEFGIDILKVQEIRGWSPLRELPNLPAFVQGVIDLRGKVIPVVDMRTRMGLKKADYSNTTVVIIIQQQMAGFTNSIYSGLIVDAVADVYRVTKDNYRSIDNLTCYQQNDFISGMVSVDKNIIVLIDFAKILSN
- a CDS encoding response regulator, which produces MVKILTADDSVSMRQMVTLTLKEAGYDVKSCCDGQEALIAAKQKAYDVVLSDINMPEMNGIQLVKELRKLPSYKFTPILMLTTESGGAKKNEGKQAGATGWIVKPFEPTTLIKIIKRVLN
- the thpR gene encoding RNA 2',3'-cyclic phosphodiesterase — protein: MKTANQPKLTTGKLGTQPLRAFIGIPIELSLAEAIYHYYQAALPTIFCPKNFRWTKLDNFHITLKFIAALDSALVETLAGQLGELVAEQACFNCQLKEPQWFPNKHKARLLVLSVSSGGILPALALRIDQLCQQWQIPKETKPFRPHLTLARLKQPIHGDQSLPATFIQAFDVNDIKLYQSTMDKEGSHYKALATFPLSQG